A genomic stretch from Plasmodium reichenowi strain SY57 chromosome 4, whole genome shotgun sequence includes:
- a CDS encoding hypothetical protein (conserved Plasmodium protein, unknown function~part of same gene as PRSY57_0407400B~gap found within coding sequence) has product MYKKCFILYPIFFPSLYIYIIKNDHLNSEQSSFSRIIAEYRDTKKNEFFLGESILGATSSRSTSLNKEQNKNTNIIIDKNEQGYDEHIVINPNINPAVSINTVFNYNKENKEKNIFSFSEFPKEFNILDVVWPYMKQPKEVFKKSSVISFLMDHYFRHELYILESRNTMKPRRRTYEAPCFQYDDFELERDFFFLEECDEDHQFFNKYKSYFFSLNVLDHCKSLRTKKQKCNDMKDDEVSNMDGDDVSNMDGYGVSNMDGYGVSNMDGDDVSN; this is encoded by the exons atgtataagaaatgtttcattttatatCCTATCTTTTTTCCctctttatatatttatattattaagaaTGATCATTTGAACTCAGAACAAAG TTCATTTTCAAGAATAATAGCAGAATACCGtgatacaaaaaaaaatgaattttttttgggGGAATCTATTTTAGGTGCTACATCCTCAAGAAGCACTTCTCTTAACAAAGAACAGAATAAAAAcacaaatattattatagataaaaatgaacaagGTTACGATGAACATATTGTAATTAATCCAAATATCAATCCAGCTGTTTCCATAAACACTGTATTCAATTAcaataaagaaaataaggaaaaaaatatcttttCCTTCTCCGAATTTCCAAAGGAATTTAATATACTTGATGTTGTTTGGCCATACATGAAACAACCTAAAGaagtttttaaaaaatcatCTGTAATCTCTTTTTTAATGGACCATTATTTTAGACATGAACTATATATTTTAGAAAGTAGAAATACAATGAAACCAAGAAGGAGAACATATGAAGCTCCATGTTTTCAATATGATGATTTTGAATTAGAAAgagattttttttttttagaagAGTGTGATGAAGATCatcaattttttaataaatacaaaagttattttttttctttgaATGTACTAGATCATTGTAAAAGTTTAAGGACTAAGAAGCAGAAATGTAATGATATGAAAGATGATGAAGTGAGCAATATGGATGGAGATGATGTGAGCAATATGGATGGATATGGGGTGAGCAATATGGATGGATATGGGGTGAGCAATATGGATGGAGATGATGTAAGCAATA
- a CDS encoding hypothetical protein (conserved Plasmodium protein, unknown function~part of same gene as PRSY57_0407400A~gap found within coding sequence): DNVNHRNNYYNDKKNNPGDIKTNNSMREEKKIEQVDRKSENKNDLTTYNKKRIEEYYDSIISYFFGLIILYHNKKQTNLNYYTKFLTLDKYKNMYNSLNNDISKIYEKSLLFSYEEFCIIQKKDIKPHDLRGNIKYYYFFNRIVSTSLYLLHEILQKLDGKIYTFQKLPLKIQNHLINLPDIRIKEIKKRMRHKKKKNQNSLLESSNYKDLYYISSEYYDYVSKCLIWSNYYFFNYMSKTIVYSVKKRSYEYIEKEKSKINLFLEYAHNDIIEYIKDITYYFKLIVNKIESKSLFSEPVMLCFQLFFDHYLYLLKNILSILLIHIEKPVTRKSSRDLKNIFNCIKDQENITKNILDEFHSKNKIRYNPTEFLIYKFFSSIQYKQNIAHKYIIQSNNNIISLMLKIFNYFHILVIALIFYLNLHSMYTLFIDLDIDDTLKFQHDQEFLNYFKRYQDFNNQLFDSFRSDDR, from the coding sequence GATAATGTGAACCatagaaataattattataatgataaaaagaataatcCAGGTGATATAAAAACTAATAATAGTATGCGtgaggaaaaaaaaatagagCAAGTAGACAGGAAGAGTGAAAACAAGAACGATTTAActacatataataaaaaaagaatagaagaatattatgacagtataatttcttattttttcggattaataatattatatcataataaaaaacaaacgaatttaaattattacacaaaatttttaacattagataaatataagaatatgtataatagtttaaataatgatatatctaaaatatatgaaaaatcattattattttcatatgaagagttttgtataatacagaaaaaagatataaaacCTCATGATTTGAGAggtaatataaaatattattatttctttaatcGTATTGTTAGCACatctttatatttgttacatgaaatattacaaaaattaGATGGAAAGATCTATACCTTTCAGAAATTACCGTTAAAGATACAGAACCATTTAATTAATCTTCCAGATATAAGAATTAAGGAAATTAAAAAACGTATGAGACacaagaagaaaaaaaatcaaaattcTCTTTTAGAAAGTAGTAATTATAAagatttatattatatatctagtgaatattatgattatgTTAGTAAGTGTTTAATATGGTctaattattatttttttaattatatgtcTAAAACTATAGTATATAGtgttaaaaaaagaagctatgaatatatagaaaaagaaaaatccaaaataaatttattctTAGAATATGCAcataatgatattatagaatatataaaagacataacatattattttaaattaattgttaataaaatagaatCAAAAAGTTTATTCTCTGAACCTGTAATGTTATGCTTTCAACTGTTTTTtgatcattatttatatttactcaaaaatatattatctatacttttaatacatatagAAAAACCAGTTACAAGAAAATCAAGCAGGGATctaaaaaacatatttaaCTGTATAAAAGATCAAGAAAATATAAccaaaaatattttagaTGAATTCCATtccaaaaataaaattagaTATAATCCAACCGAATtccttatatataaatttttttcaagtatacaatataaacaaaatatagcacataaatatataatacaaagtaataataatattatatccttgatgttaaaaatttttaattattttcatatacTTGTTATCGCATTAATCTTTTATCTAAACCTTCATTCTATGTATACTCTATTTATTGATTTAGATATTGATGATACTTTAAAGTTTCAGCATGATCAGGAGTtcttaaattattttaaaagatatcAGGATTTTAATAATCAACTCTTTGATTCCTTCCGTTCCGACGACAGATGA
- a CDS encoding actin-like protein, putative (part of same gene as PRSY57_0407300B~gap found within coding sequence), with amino-acid sequence MEEEENIPVIILDPGSWKIKIGFAKDDFPNDEIPCVYIEKISDKSKDIKFGIEAVEDYMKIRYNHTKSHMIKENDFGHKEGMSNLVNVKMTFADPRHPLSNN; translated from the exons ATGGAAGAGGAAGAAAATATTCCTGTAATAATTTTAGACCCAGGTTCATG gaaaataaaaattggTTTCGCCAAGGACGATTTTCCTAACGATGAAATTCCTTGTGTATATATTGa aAAAATTAGTGATAAATCAAAAGAcataaaa TTTGGTATTGAAGCTGTTGAAGATTACATGAAAATTAGATATAACCATACAAAATCTCATATGATAAAAGAAAACGACTTTGGCCATAAAGAAG GGATGAGTAATTTGGTTAATGTTAAGATGACATTTGCCGACCCTCGACATCCGTTAAGCAATAAT
- a CDS encoding peptide chain release factor 2, putative, with amino-acid sequence CLQNNRIYARELLYKKITSLKEKAEREIIHKEEKEKRKILRLSEKEKNESINFKKRRSEIKKDRQKRIKYDDL; translated from the exons gTGCTTACAAAACAATCGTATTTATGCACgagaattattatataagaaaataacTTCCTTAAAAGAAAAAGCAGAAAGAGAAATAATACACAAGGAAGAG aaggagaaaagaaaaattttaCGACTCAgtgaaaaagaaaaaaacgaatctataaattttaaaaaaagaagatcagaaattaaaaaggaCAGACAAAAAcgtataaaatatgatgaCTTATAA
- a CDS encoding replication protein A large subunit, which yields MMSKNEEILSKATPNFIYKFFTEPNSQESLKWLNGEINLICFSQMNAGANQTFLKVIDGSIPPQYYAIVHLGIEENNSTISYVKKIISIENFSITNYYGKLFILAKKVTVYLNIDHFDIEDLFKKYHLQSISYFLLNSNNENNSRENYSRIVNDSNNNVNNVNNVNNVNNVNNVNNVNNVNNVNNVNSMNSMNNSTCNAGSSNGGAGGYNNRDDNKLRENYTHSNDDNINHTNIKDNYYHSRDNNNYYNNNNISSRGEQWEQVRDNYKSNEYFNNNGKAYNPNVYNRQNNEHIMKENNNKNFTTPIHMNEDNRIDKKQNYMDNNNNNNNNNIDKPNRGKFLYKENPNIPNYTNVDNYESKNNLHKPFSMQKSANAYKGPSEYNRNNMCYENNSPGNEAYNKNSRAYINKNNYDNNNNNNNNNSNSNSNNYYYHHHINNINTNSRHATNNQPYDYNNHNRDYDNKNVNKYSDGIKDNSCYNKNEESSKMYMNSNCVPHTTSIVKLNRCDESLHERYFSIDNNNNNNVNNMSNNMSNNMSNNNNSVIMAHPGGNYNHENDPNSLHNYNNHNNYPTYDRHVNPSNNHQHYNNKDEYTYTSNDEGHLKIRKEDMGSNQESRDYNYDENSMDNIMKKNEKILKDKTLNRNNRKITPYQNNAVIKMNDGILMQINKLSQYSSKWIIKARVQSKDNIRRYTSGSKEGKVFNIELCDEDGEIKANFFGKAVDKWFDFIEVGKIYKISKGMIKVANKKFNTLNHDYEITLDENSLIEILDEENENIPKYNYNFISIDNIKNMNIGSFVDIIAVVLNYQEKMQIFVKKTGQYKDKRDVTLIDESFDTIQVTLWEKNATIIDEMNLRDNCIVCFKYLKIGEWQGKKLESHARTKIEINPDNIEKAYILKNWWIHNKKIICNSINLSSNYINIDTQKTIQEIKKNVNLANEETLSGKGIMFTTYGFIDQIYNNMPVYSACPDCNKKMISNSVDENEYEPSSNLLEETMYCAKCNKNNIPVYNYYINLKITDSTDSIRASAFANCAKIIMNGLSAEEYMKLRQEYIMQENIENFDIIEKIKLNEFFFRIKVYMTSHMDELKKNYTIIDIAPVGKLLIDNCRYLIKSIKNLTSKRDTDHDE from the coding sequence atGATGAGCAAGAACGAAGAGATCCTATCAAAGGCAACGCcaaattttatttacaaaTTTTTTACAGAACCCAATTCTCAAGAATCCTTAAAATGGTTAAATGGAGAAATCAATTTAATATGCTTTAGTCAAATGAATGCAGGAGCAAACCAGACTTTTTTAAAAGTCATAGATGGCTCGATCCCACCTCAGTATTATGCTATAGTACATTTAGGGattgaagaaaataatagtaCAATATCTTAtgtaaagaaaataataagtattgaaaatttttctataacaaattattatggtaaattatttattttagCAAAAAAAGTTACagtatatttaaatattgaTCATTTCGATATTGAAGATTTATTTAAGAAGTATCATTTACAAAGtatatcttattttttattaaattcgaataatgaaaataattcaaGAGAGAACTACTCCCGAATAGTAAATGattctaataataatgtgaataatgtgaataatgtgaataatGTGAACAATGTGAACAATGTGAACAATGTGAATAATGTGAACAATGTGAATAATGTGAACAGTATGAACAGTATGAATAATAGTACATGTAATGCTGGAAGTAGTAATGGGGGTGCTGGtggatataataatagagatgataataaattaagAGAGAATTATACACATTCAAATGATGATAACATTAATCATACCAATATAAAGGATAATTACTACCACTCAAgggataataataattattataataataataatattagtaGTAGAGGTGAACAATGGGAACAAGTCAgagataattataaatccaatgaatattttaataataatgggAAAGCATATAACCCTAATGTATATAACAGACAAAACAATGAACACATtatgaaagaaaataataacaaaaatttTACGACACCAATTCATATGAATGAAGATAATAGAATAgataaaaaacaaaattacatggacaataataataataataataataataatatagataaacCAAATAGAGGAAAGTTTCTTTATAAAGAGAACCCTAATATACCTAATTATACAAATGTAGATAATTATgaaagtaaaaataatttacatAAACCTTTTTCTATGCAAAAAAGTGCTAATGCTTATAAAGGACCTTCTGAatataatagaaataatatgtgttatgaaaataattctCCAGGTAATGAAGCctataataaaaatagtagagcctatattaataaaaataattacgacaataataataataataataataataatagtaatagtaatagtaataattattattatcatcatcatattaataatatcaatACAAATTCGAGACACGCTACTAATAACCAACcatatgattataataaccATAATAGAgattatgataataaaaatgtaaataaatattctgatggtataaaagataattcctgttataataaaaatgagGAATCATCAAAAATGTATATGAATTCGAATTGTGTGCCTCATACCACAAGTATTGTAAAATTGAATCGATGTGACGAATCATTACATGAGAGATATTTTTctatagataataataataataataatgtgaataatatgagtaataatatgagtaataatatgagtaataataataatagtgtGATTATGGCACATCCAGGCGGGAACTATAATCATGAAAACGATCCAAATAGCCTTCATAATTAcaataatcataataacTATCCTACCTATGATAGACATGTGAATCCATCAAACAATCATCAACATtacaataataaagatgaaTATACGTACACAAGTAATGATGAGGGTCATCttaaaataagaaaagaGGATATGGGAAGTAACCAAGAGTCAAGAgattataattatgatgagAATAGTATggataatataatgaaaaaaaatgaaaaaatattaaaagataaaacATTAAATAGAAATAACAGGAAAATTACTCCTTATCAAAATAATGctgttataaaaatgaatgatGGTATTTTAATGcagataaataaattatctCAGTATTCGTCAAAATGGATTATTAAGGCGAGAGTACAATCAAAAGATAATATTAGAAGATATACATCTGGAAGTAAAGAAGGGAAAGTTTTTAACATTGAATTGTGTGATGAAGATGGAGAAATTAAAGCGAATTTTTTTGGAAAAGCTGTTGATAAATGGTTTGATTTTATAGAAGTTggtaaaatatataaaattagtAAAGGTATGATAAAGGTAgcaaataaaaaatttaatacaTTAAATCATGACTATGAAATTACATTAGATGAAAATTCTTTAATCGAAATATtagatgaagaaaatgaaaatatcccaaaatataattataatttcatatctatagataatattaaaaatatgaatattgGTTCATTTGTTGATATTATAGCTGTAGTATTAAATTATCAAGAAAAAATGCAAATATTTGTAAAGAAAACAGGAcaatataaagataaaagAGATGTCACCTTAATAGATGAAAGTTTTGATACTATACAAGTAACATTATGGGAAAAAAATGCAACGATTATTGATGAAATGAATTTAAGAGATAATTGTATTGTATGctttaaatatttaaaaatagGAGAATGGcaaggaaaaaaattagaatCACATGCACGTACCAAAATTGAAATTAATCCTgataatatagaaaaagcatatattttaaaaaattggtggattcataataaaaaaattatatgtaattcAATAAACTTAAGTTCcaattatattaatattgaTACACAAAAAACTATAcaagaaattaaaaaaaatgtaaatcTAGCAAATGAAGAAACATTATCTGGTAAAGGTATCATGTTTACTACATATGGTTTTATAgatcaaatatataataacatgCCTGTTTATTCAGCTTGCCCAGattgtaataaaaaaatgataagTAATTCTGTTGATGAAAACGAATATGAACCTTCTTCAAATCTATTAGAAGAAACTATGTATTGTGcaaaatgtaataaaaataatatacctgtctataattattatattaactTAAAAATAACAGATAGTACAGATTCTATAAGAGCTTCAGCGTTTGCTAATTGTGccaaaattattatgaacGGATTGTCAGCTGAGgaatatatgaaattaagacaagaatatataatgcaagaaaatatagaaaacTTTGATATTATCGAGAAAATcaaattaaatgaattcttttttcgtataaaagtatatatgACATCTCATATGGACGAgctgaaaaaaaattacacAATAATAGATATTGCACCTGTTGGAAAGCTTTTGATAGATAATTGTAGGTACCTAATCAAATCTATAAAAAATCTAACCTCTAAAAGGGACACAGATCACGACGAATGA
- a CDS encoding zinc finger protein, putative translates to MSEDIKYIELNNNINNRKENNIVNSISIPTDNSNLNIWSKVDNVCDVKNIYNIKKEDVIIEEYMDINKSSTINLDHNKQVNIYIENSDLNKKIYTCHTCNIQIYNYSFFRYHFKSEWHKYNLKRKLLNLHSVNEFVFNEKLKNLKKNEDQENQKKDKRENQGSHLSHKKRNESNKKKKEKNITNFNNINNNNNNVTKSNNHTNEHNNHSNVSSSSNNNNIKYATKENVLLTKNIKYDNPAVCFFDNRIFNSIEENIKHMNDTYTFYIPDLKYVTNVKKILLTIGKKIYEENICIYCFKYAKCVKSLQAHMVCKSHTKLHTNFMVYIQKYYDFSKTYVDLLNKYINNKQDKKLLLYMLNHEQNKDKQLQIHDNKNQNHLNENHLENNNVLTKKKLCNDTDNNSDDYPNDGYILKKENNQDTSLSNSYDNHDHTSDDNNSDDYKIKETDLNKNIDYNKIYQVLEEFGYIKPELNEYNNLILPDGSEAINRKLAYIFKQKLPLENKTNFSSKYHQIDVLKNKKDKHLQQRKYKYYIDIMKKYNLNLNLKTNNLNKFYKSDSIFFL, encoded by the coding sequence atgagcgaagatataaaatatatagaactcaacaacaatattaataacaGAAAAGAGAACAATATTGTAAATAGTATATCCATTCCAACGGATAACTCCAATTTGAATATATGGTCAAAGGTAGATAATGTATGTGAtgtgaaaaatatttataatataaaaaaagaagatgTTATAATTGAAGAGTATATggatattaataaaagtaGTACAATAAATCTAGATCATAATAAACaagttaatatatatattgaaaatagcgatcttaataaaaaaatatatacatgtcATACATgtaatatacaaatatataattattccTTCTTTCGTTATCATTTTAAATCCGAATGgcataaatataatttgaaaagaaaattattaaatcTACATTCAGTAAATGAGTTTGtttttaatgaaaaattaaaaaatttaaaaaaaaatgaagatcAAGAAAATCAAAAGAAAGACAAAAGAGAAAATCAAGGTAGCCATTTAAGTCATAAAAAACGTAATgaaagtaataaaaaaaaaaaggaaaaaaatatcactaattttaataatattaataataataataataatgtgaCCAAATCGAATAATCATACCAATGAACATAACAATCATTCAAATGTTTCATCCTCCtcaaataataacaatataaaatacgctacaaaagaaaatgtacttttaacaaaaaatattaaatatgataatcCAGCTGTCTGTTTTTTTGATAATCGTATTTTTAATTCCatagaagaaaatataaaacatatgaatgatacttatacattttatattcctGATTTAAAATACGTAACGAATGTGAAAAAAATCCTATTAACAATTggaaagaaaatatatgaagaaaatatatgtatctATTGTTTTAAATATGCCAAATGTGTTAAATCATTACAAGCACATATGGTTTGTAAAAGCCATACGAAGTTACATACCAATTTTATGGTCTATATccaaaaatattatgacTTCTCAAAAACTTATGttgatttattaaataaatatattaataataaacaagataaaaaattacTCCTCTATATGTTAAATCACgaacaaaataaagataaacAATTACAAATtcatgataataaaaatcaaaatCATCTTAATGAGAACCATTTGGAAAATAACAATGTTCTTACGAAAAAGAAACTTTGTAATGATACAGACAATAATTCTGATGACTATCCTAATGATggttatatattaaaaaaagaaaataacCAAGATACATCTTTATCAAACTCTTATGATAATCATGATCATACCagtgatgataataatagcgacgattataaaataaaagaaacagatctaaataaaaatattgactataataaaatttatcaAGTATTAGAAGAATTTGGATACATCAAACCTgaattaaatgaatataacAATTTAATCCTACCAGATGGTTCAGAAGCCATCAATAGAAAACTTGCCTACATATTTAAACAAAAACTACCCTtggaaaataaaacaaacTTTTCTTCCAAATATCATCAAATCgatgttttaaaaaataaaaaagacAAACACTTACAACAAcgaaaatataaatattatattgatattatgaagaaatataatttaaatcTAAATTTGAAGACAAACAATTTGAACAAGTTTTACAAAAGTGATTCTATCTTCTTCCTCTAA
- a CDS encoding actin-like protein, putative (part of same gene as PRSY57_0407300A~gap found within coding sequence) — protein KLNINTDKYNILIVIPERVEKLFLSNILRWAFKIHHFLSISFIYNSLAATYYYGIKTALVVDIGESGSRVTPVAENHGVFFDFIKNNEISGYLISKYISNFVKIDESYIDYILIQDYKEMNSYVSLDVDKNIKIYSECNGLMKPYKIPYTNIYIDPKSEILSHEIFFQPEFLAHMPGNFFKQNIISLSQLIFEAVSSCPIDLRKQFFDNIILIGGVSNCINFSQRLKKELLHILKEKNYSENTNINIKKLTMSHISSYLGGTKYSKILYHNKNKWVTSHEYHASNKNQIIQKLLMWANIL, from the exons aaattaaatataaataccGACAAGtataacattttaataGTTATCCCAGAGCGTgtagaaaaattatttttatccaATATTTTAAGATGGGCATTTAAAATTCATCATTTCTTGtctatatcatttatttataattcGCTAGCAGCAACATATTATTACGGAATAAAAACAg CCCTTGTAGTCGATATAGGCGAAAGCGGCAGTAGGGTCACGCCCGTTGCCGAAAATCATGGAGTGTTTTTTGACTTCAtcaaaaataatgaaattaGTGGATACTTaataagtaaatatatttctaacTTTGTTAAAATTGATGAAAGCTATATTgattatattcttattcaggattataaagaaatgaaTAGCTATGTTAGTCTTGAtgttgataaaaatataaaaatatatagtgAATGTAACGGTCTGATGAAACCATATAAAATACCCTACActaatatttatatagatCCTAAAAGTGAAATATTAAGTcatgaaatttttttccaACCAGAATTTTTGGCTCATATGCCAGGCAATTTCtttaaacaaaatattatatcattaagTCAACTAATTTTTGAAGCTGTTTCTTCTTGCCCTATAGATTTAAGAAAACAATTctttgataatattattttaatagGAGGTGTTTCCAATTGTATTAATTTTAGTCAaagattaaaaaaagaattattacACATACTcaaggaaaaaaattacagtgaaaatacaaatataaatattaaaaaattaaccATGTCGCATATTTCCTCTTACTTAGGAGGCACGAAATATAGTAAAATACTCTAccataataaaaataaatggGTAACTAGCCACGAATATCATGcttcaaataaaaatcaaataatacaaaagCTTTTAATGTGGGctaatattttataa
- a CDS encoding hypothetical protein (conserved Plasmodium protein, unknown function), whose protein sequence is MLDIIRKYIYFEILLLLFFLNYKIHISIYVNIAVVTYLTALAVIYLIFKFRYGNYRIRGPINYNLKGKHVCIIGGSEGLGFSLAKRIIKEKPKTITLMSRNVEKLKDAKKLILSEMKKEKPNLNIKINIIRCDLSVKASIKEAFDNVLINNSLDKEEDEENYNIAYRTRSRMQKMERSDIDICDINDIDVLICNAAYVSTEENNKLQMYDLIYTINTNIYGNIDIISKAIIHMKRKKTGLILFINTEGALYPIYGYSFYLMSKSSMWIYTHILDQELKYYNIHIANAFLPSIETPGFIQENLKKPEVTRKIEKLTNTINSDYAADKIINKLKQGRKFITLRFNGYMLSILHSGYRNPESYFDYLIYVSFSNLFIFISSLYKLYIEYIIKKKFHSILYN, encoded by the exons ATGCTTGATATtattagaaaatatatttactttgaaatattattacttcttttttttttaaactaTAAGATACATATAAGCATATATGTTAACATAGCAGTAGTAACATACTTAACGGCTTTAGctgttatatatttgatattTAAATTTCGATATGGAAATTATAGGATAAGAGGACCAATCAATTATAACTTGAAGGGGAAGCATGTGTGTATTATAG gaGGGTCGGAGGGACTCGGGTTTTCCCTAGCCAAGAGGATAATAAAGGAAAAACCAAAAACGATCACACTTATGTCCAGAAATGTAGAGAAACTAAAAGATGCAAAGAAGCTTATTTTAAGtgaaatgaaaaaagaaaagcCAAACTTGAATATCaagataaatattattagatGTGATTTAAGTGTAAAGGCATCTATAAAAGAGGCTTTTGATAATgtattaattaataatagtttagataaagaagaagatgaagaaaattataatattgcTTACCGCACAAGATCGCGAATGCAAAAAATGGAAAGGAGTGATATAGATATTTGtgatataaatgatatagaTGTTCTTATATGTAATGCTGCTTATGTAAGTAcagaagaaaataataaactTCAGATGTatgatttaatatatacaattaatacaaatatttatggtaatattgatattatatcaaaagctattattcatatgaaaagaaaaaaaacaggattaatattatttataaatactGAAGGAGCTCTATATCCTATATATGgttattctttttatctTATGAGTAAATCATCTATGTGgatatatacacatatattaGATCAAGAActtaaatattataatatacatatagCCAATGCATTCCTACCATCTATTGAAACTCCAGGATTTATACaagaaaatttaaaaaaaccAGAAGTTACCAGAAAAATTGAAAAGTTAACAAATACAATAAATTCAGATTATGCAGCagataaaattattaataaattaaaacaaGGAAGAAAATTTATAACCCTACGATTTAATGGATATATGTTATCAATTCTACATTCTGGTTATAGAAATCCTGAATCCTATTTTGATTATCttatatatgtatcatTTAGTAATCTCTTCATATTCATATCTTCCctttataaattatatattgagtatatcataaaaaaaaaattccactccattctttataattaa